A stretch of the Aphis gossypii isolate Hap1 chromosome 2, ASM2018417v2, whole genome shotgun sequence genome encodes the following:
- the LOC114125536 gene encoding uncharacterized protein LOC114125536 isoform X6 encodes MAKLLNISFKKNDLYSSWGFQVCGGRDSWRPLTVRNVQNGTLAYNYLNVGDRVLEIDGIDCYSLTESQAISFLRRPSKSIELLILKRRGENVVPPKRSSSCKALQHFVFPKPQSISKLSSPPSHQIVNNNIEISENSKNQLRKLEDSEESPKHCFDESNTEFVSAPIKNDYEVLQFSNFKPRRNSLQKDGEPVCLKSRSSSPQFWKINTETSATGFPSDCKSFWRKLEKCSMEDLSARHTPSPVRPASVAFYPKTPEPIIQPKVEIVSPKKKVTFSNVLLERNYLQMDLPDLSPGSRVDEEFNKIYNSSSQEEQHQIGANDLADRDMSAPPPPAPPPLQYSGGTTQGGPPPPPPPPMLHSGHIPAIRIKTELSEPREIPSTIQNAMATKDKKPFTYLPGGLDLSEIRSPRMQRRLERNAQTPPSPEQVPQKSPDYQQQQEVKPNFEHKPVCNVRSASERVCLLPQVQNQPQLNKSPTPWMQKAAQIQPSPAPWTQNRKEYINQSDKSEERVVPVRVEINKQIPTQPLKNNINQSYDSEPIQGRSFKVLQQITEPKGMLYDGSQPYNSQSLPLSELRKLQLSDDDRSFMSRVKSQDTENPRYRGGSIPSKIFKVLENSVPMDNNYKQSVPINNYVSEPIESKMYVPPSERPVGSEPHKYTGGSIPSRSFRMLQAMTGQNNEEEEQQNDLQNLQSHTPYPFLCPEFWEHYNYLKKFHDWHCTGSTFANDQQQQQQQLQQQQQQQQFTLQQSVQTGVTSVADSTVYAGHVLNTITEEEATEDEIVCSPCCVQDSNDSDSGQCEVTVTVTLPPKRATTKIKVSEELQEDASASSPVDFWQQINNDCAGGSADSTFTSDSDDGCLDDEKPSSAVCLPENLLKKALDADCLPDDEAVGDCRQPSDRDDDADSGIITTTSSADMANRPTSDKDTIGAGGRTENVRSKKYQRTCTHSRLFDFLQHNDDDDNDDNDNDDDDDGADFSNGTDVRNKPPPPLSLSCTSGYSSVATTPSTPSLIGRSRTYESDSSRTEYDSYYKSWEYACPYFGYDILPSKAFKTIATRLQGSDGSVADYKSPTTTTTKFKCPKIPTEKDES; translated from the exons atggcaAAGTTGTTGAATATTTCGTTTAAGAAGAACGACCTTTACTCTTCGTGGGGTTTTCAAGTATGTGGCGGAAGGGACAGTTGGCGACCACTGACTGTAAGAAAt GTACAAAATGGTACTTTAGCATACAACTATTTAAATGTCGGTGATCGTGTTTTGGAGATCGATGGCATAGACTGTTATTCATTAACCGAGTCTCAGGCAATCAGTTTCCTCCGCAGACCAAGTAAATCGATTGaacttttaatactaaaacgACGGGGTGAAAATGTCGTACCACCCAAAAGGTCATCGAGTTGTAAGGCTTTACAACATTTTGTCTTTCCAAAACCACAAAGCATATCAAAACTTAGTTCCCCTCCTAGCCaccaaattgttaataataatattgaaatttcggaaaattcaaaaaatcaattacgCAAACTTGAAGATTCGGAAGAATCCCCAAAACACTGTTTTGATGAATCCAACACAGAATTTGTCTCAGCACCAATAAAGAATGACTATGAGGTATTACAGTTTTCTAACTTCAAACCTCGAAGGAATTCGTTACAAAAAGACGGTGAACCCGTGTGCCTCAAAAGTAGATCGAGTTCACCACAATTctggaaaataaatacagaaaCTTCGGCCACTGGATTCCCAAGTGATTGTAAAAGTTTTTGgagaaaattagaaaaatgttcaatGGAAGACTTGAGCGCCCGTCACACTCCAAGTCCAGTAAGACCAGCAAGTGTGGCCTTCTATCCTAAAACACCTGAACCTATTATTCAGCCAAAAGTTGAAATAGTTTCACCAAAGAAAAAG gtgaCTTTCAGTAATGTATTATTGGAgagaaattatttacaaatggaTTTACCAGATTTATCTCCTGGATCAAGAGTCGACgaagaattcaataaaatatacaacagtTCTAGTCAGGAAGAGCA gCATCAAATAGGAGCGAACGACTTAGCTGATAGAGATATGTCTGCACCACCCCCGCCAGCACCGCCACCACTGCAATATtctg GAGGTACAACTCAAGGTGGTCCACCACCACCTCCCCCACCACCAATGTTGCACAGTGGACACATTCCAgctattagaataaaaactgag cTGAGTGAGCCTAGAGAGATACCATCAACTATACAAAACGCAATGGCTACCAAAGACAAAAAACCATTTACGTATCTTCCGGGTGGATTAGACTTGAGCGAGATCAGAAGTCCTCGAATGCAAAGGCGCTTAGAAAGAAATGCACAGACTCCACCTAGCCCAGAACAAGTACCTCAGAAATCTCCAGACTATCAGCAGCAACAAGAGGTGAAACCAAACTTTGAACACAAACCAGTGTGTAACGTGCGCTCTGCCTCAGAACGAGTATGTCTATTGCCCCAAGTTCAGAATCAACCACAATTGAATAAGTCGCCCACACCTTGGATGCAAAAGGCTGCACAAATTCAACCCTCACCAGCTCCGTGGACTCAAAACagaaaagaatatattaatcag tcTGATAAATCAGAAGAACGTGTTGTACCTGTACgagttgaaattaataaacaaattccaACACAACCGttgaagaataatataaaccaaTCGTATGATTCTGAACCGATACAAGGACGTTCATTTAAAGTACTCCAACAAATTACCGAGCCAAAAG GAATGCTTTATGATGGTTCTCAGCCTTATAACAGCCAGTCATTACCCTTGTCTGAACTCAGAAAGTTGCAGTTAAGTGATGACGATCGATCTTTCATGAGTAGGGTTAAATCTCAAG ATACAGAAAATCCAAGATATAGAGGCGGCTCTATACCTTCCAAGATATTCAAAGTTTTGGAAAATAGTG ttCCGATGGACAACAACTACAAACAATCGGTACCGATAAACAATTACGTATcag aaCCTATAGAATCCAAAATGTATGTACCACCGTCAGAGAGACCTGTTGGTTCAGAACCGCATAAGTATACGGGTGGTTCTATACCATCCAGATCATTCAGAATGTTACAAGCTATGACTGGCCAAAATAAtg aaGAAGAAGAGCAACAAAATGACTTACAAAATCTGCAATCGCATACCCCTTACCCTTTTCTTTGTCCCGAATTTTGGGAACATTACAATTATCTAAAGAAATTTCACGATTGGCATTGTACCGGTTCTACGTTTGCGAACGatcagcagcagcagcagcaacaactacaacaacaacaacaacaacaacagttCACACTACAACAATCGGTGCAGACCGGCGTCACATCGGTGGCAGATAGCACCGTTTATGCGGGACATGTATTGAATACTATAACCGAAGAAGAAGCTACCGAAGACGAAATCGTGTGCTCACCGTGCTGCGTGCAGGATAGTAACGATAGCGACTCCGGTCAATGTGAAGTGACGGTGACAGTAACGTTGCCACCAAAGAGAGCTACCACCAAGATAAAAGTGAGCGAAGAACTGCAGGAAGATGCATCAGCCAGTTCACCGGTGGACTTTTGGCAGCAAATCAACAACGACTGTGCTGGTGGGTCGGCCGACAGTACTTTTACGTCGGATAGCGACGACGGATGTTTGGATGATGAAAAACCGTCCAGCGCCGTTTGTCTGCCAGAAAACCTACTGAAGAAGGCGTTGGACGCCGATTGTCTGCCAGACGACGAGGCAGTCGGTGACTGTCGCCAACCATCGGATCGTGACGATGACGCTGACTCAGGTATTATTACGACGACTTCGTCAGCTGACATGGCAAACCGACCAACTTCCGACAAAGATACGATTGGTGCTGGCGGCAGAACCGAAAACGTCAGATCGAAGAAATATCAAAGAACGTGTACGCACTCACGTCTCTTCGACTTCTTGCAacataatgatgatgatgacaaCGATGACAACGACAACGATGACGATGATGATGGTGCGGACTTCAGCAACGGCACGGACGTGAGAAACAAACCACCGCCACCGCTGTCGTTATCGTGCACTTCTGGTTATTCATCCGTAGCCACCACACCATCCACTCCATCTTTGATCGGAAGAAGTCGTACTTACGAATCGGACTCGTCCCGGACGGAATATGACAGTTACTATAAGAGCTGGGAGTACGCTTGCCCGTATTTCGGATACGACATACTGCCGTCGAAGGCGTTCAAGACTATCGCGACTCGGTTGCAGGGTAGCGATGGTTCTGTGGCAGACTACAAATCCCCGACGACTACCACCACCAAGTTCAAGTGTCCCAAAATTCCTACTGAAAAGGACGAATCTTAA
- the LOC114125536 gene encoding uncharacterized protein LOC114125536 isoform X5 has translation MAKLLNISFKKNDLYSSWGFQVCGGRDSWRPLTVRNVQNGTLAYNYLNVGDRVLEIDGIDCYSLTESQAISFLRRPSKSIELLILKRRGENVVPPKRSSSCKALQHFVFPKPQSISKLSSPPSHQIVNNNIEISENSKNQLRKLEDSEESPKHCFDESNTEFVSAPIKNDYEVLQFSNFKPRRNSLQKDGEPVCLKSRSSSPQFWKINTETSATGFPSDCKSFWRKLEKCSMEDLSARHTPSPVRPASVAFYPKTPEPIIQPKVEIVSPKKKVTFSNVLLERNYLQMDLPDLSPGSRVDEEFNKIYNSSSQEEQHQIGANDLADRDMSAPPPPAPPPLQYSGGTTQGGPPPPPPPPMLHSGHIPAIRIKTELSEPREIPSTIQNAMATKDKKPFTYLPGGLDLSEIRSPRMQRRLERNAQTPPSPEQVPQKSPDYQQQQEVKPNFEHKPVCNVRSASERVCLLPQVQNQPQLNKSPTPWMQKAAQIQPSPAPWTQNRKEYINQSDKSEERVVPVRVEINKQIPTQPLKNNINQSYDSEPIQGRSFKVLQQITEPKGMLYDGSQPYNSQSLPLSELRKLQLSDDDRSFMSRVKSQDTENPRYRGGSIPSKIFKVLENSVPMDNNYKQSVPINNYVSVEPIESKMYVPPSERPVGSEPHKYTGGSIPSRSFRMLQAMTGQNNEEEEQQNDLQNLQSHTPYPFLCPEFWEHYNYLKKFHDWHCTGSTFANDQQQQQQQLQQQQQQQQFTLQQSVQTGVTSVADSTVYAGHVLNTITEEEATEDEIVCSPCCVQDSNDSDSGQCEVTVTVTLPPKRATTKIKVSEELQEDASASSPVDFWQQINNDCAGGSADSTFTSDSDDGCLDDEKPSSAVCLPENLLKKALDADCLPDDEAVGDCRQPSDRDDDADSGIITTTSSADMANRPTSDKDTIGAGGRTENVRSKKYQRTCTHSRLFDFLQHNDDDDNDDNDNDDDDDGADFSNGTDVRNKPPPPLSLSCTSGYSSVATTPSTPSLIGRSRTYESDSSRTEYDSYYKSWEYACPYFGYDILPSKAFKTIATRLQGSDGSVADYKSPTTTTTKFKCPKIPTEKDES, from the exons atggcaAAGTTGTTGAATATTTCGTTTAAGAAGAACGACCTTTACTCTTCGTGGGGTTTTCAAGTATGTGGCGGAAGGGACAGTTGGCGACCACTGACTGTAAGAAAt GTACAAAATGGTACTTTAGCATACAACTATTTAAATGTCGGTGATCGTGTTTTGGAGATCGATGGCATAGACTGTTATTCATTAACCGAGTCTCAGGCAATCAGTTTCCTCCGCAGACCAAGTAAATCGATTGaacttttaatactaaaacgACGGGGTGAAAATGTCGTACCACCCAAAAGGTCATCGAGTTGTAAGGCTTTACAACATTTTGTCTTTCCAAAACCACAAAGCATATCAAAACTTAGTTCCCCTCCTAGCCaccaaattgttaataataatattgaaatttcggaaaattcaaaaaatcaattacgCAAACTTGAAGATTCGGAAGAATCCCCAAAACACTGTTTTGATGAATCCAACACAGAATTTGTCTCAGCACCAATAAAGAATGACTATGAGGTATTACAGTTTTCTAACTTCAAACCTCGAAGGAATTCGTTACAAAAAGACGGTGAACCCGTGTGCCTCAAAAGTAGATCGAGTTCACCACAATTctggaaaataaatacagaaaCTTCGGCCACTGGATTCCCAAGTGATTGTAAAAGTTTTTGgagaaaattagaaaaatgttcaatGGAAGACTTGAGCGCCCGTCACACTCCAAGTCCAGTAAGACCAGCAAGTGTGGCCTTCTATCCTAAAACACCTGAACCTATTATTCAGCCAAAAGTTGAAATAGTTTCACCAAAGAAAAAG gtgaCTTTCAGTAATGTATTATTGGAgagaaattatttacaaatggaTTTACCAGATTTATCTCCTGGATCAAGAGTCGACgaagaattcaataaaatatacaacagtTCTAGTCAGGAAGAGCA gCATCAAATAGGAGCGAACGACTTAGCTGATAGAGATATGTCTGCACCACCCCCGCCAGCACCGCCACCACTGCAATATtctg GAGGTACAACTCAAGGTGGTCCACCACCACCTCCCCCACCACCAATGTTGCACAGTGGACACATTCCAgctattagaataaaaactgag cTGAGTGAGCCTAGAGAGATACCATCAACTATACAAAACGCAATGGCTACCAAAGACAAAAAACCATTTACGTATCTTCCGGGTGGATTAGACTTGAGCGAGATCAGAAGTCCTCGAATGCAAAGGCGCTTAGAAAGAAATGCACAGACTCCACCTAGCCCAGAACAAGTACCTCAGAAATCTCCAGACTATCAGCAGCAACAAGAGGTGAAACCAAACTTTGAACACAAACCAGTGTGTAACGTGCGCTCTGCCTCAGAACGAGTATGTCTATTGCCCCAAGTTCAGAATCAACCACAATTGAATAAGTCGCCCACACCTTGGATGCAAAAGGCTGCACAAATTCAACCCTCACCAGCTCCGTGGACTCAAAACagaaaagaatatattaatcag tcTGATAAATCAGAAGAACGTGTTGTACCTGTACgagttgaaattaataaacaaattccaACACAACCGttgaagaataatataaaccaaTCGTATGATTCTGAACCGATACAAGGACGTTCATTTAAAGTACTCCAACAAATTACCGAGCCAAAAG GAATGCTTTATGATGGTTCTCAGCCTTATAACAGCCAGTCATTACCCTTGTCTGAACTCAGAAAGTTGCAGTTAAGTGATGACGATCGATCTTTCATGAGTAGGGTTAAATCTCAAG ATACAGAAAATCCAAGATATAGAGGCGGCTCTATACCTTCCAAGATATTCAAAGTTTTGGAAAATAGTG ttCCGATGGACAACAACTACAAACAATCGGTACCGATAAACAATTACGTATcag tagaaCCTATAGAATCCAAAATGTATGTACCACCGTCAGAGAGACCTGTTGGTTCAGAACCGCATAAGTATACGGGTGGTTCTATACCATCCAGATCATTCAGAATGTTACAAGCTATGACTGGCCAAAATAAtg aaGAAGAAGAGCAACAAAATGACTTACAAAATCTGCAATCGCATACCCCTTACCCTTTTCTTTGTCCCGAATTTTGGGAACATTACAATTATCTAAAGAAATTTCACGATTGGCATTGTACCGGTTCTACGTTTGCGAACGatcagcagcagcagcagcaacaactacaacaacaacaacaacaacaacagttCACACTACAACAATCGGTGCAGACCGGCGTCACATCGGTGGCAGATAGCACCGTTTATGCGGGACATGTATTGAATACTATAACCGAAGAAGAAGCTACCGAAGACGAAATCGTGTGCTCACCGTGCTGCGTGCAGGATAGTAACGATAGCGACTCCGGTCAATGTGAAGTGACGGTGACAGTAACGTTGCCACCAAAGAGAGCTACCACCAAGATAAAAGTGAGCGAAGAACTGCAGGAAGATGCATCAGCCAGTTCACCGGTGGACTTTTGGCAGCAAATCAACAACGACTGTGCTGGTGGGTCGGCCGACAGTACTTTTACGTCGGATAGCGACGACGGATGTTTGGATGATGAAAAACCGTCCAGCGCCGTTTGTCTGCCAGAAAACCTACTGAAGAAGGCGTTGGACGCCGATTGTCTGCCAGACGACGAGGCAGTCGGTGACTGTCGCCAACCATCGGATCGTGACGATGACGCTGACTCAGGTATTATTACGACGACTTCGTCAGCTGACATGGCAAACCGACCAACTTCCGACAAAGATACGATTGGTGCTGGCGGCAGAACCGAAAACGTCAGATCGAAGAAATATCAAAGAACGTGTACGCACTCACGTCTCTTCGACTTCTTGCAacataatgatgatgatgacaaCGATGACAACGACAACGATGACGATGATGATGGTGCGGACTTCAGCAACGGCACGGACGTGAGAAACAAACCACCGCCACCGCTGTCGTTATCGTGCACTTCTGGTTATTCATCCGTAGCCACCACACCATCCACTCCATCTTTGATCGGAAGAAGTCGTACTTACGAATCGGACTCGTCCCGGACGGAATATGACAGTTACTATAAGAGCTGGGAGTACGCTTGCCCGTATTTCGGATACGACATACTGCCGTCGAAGGCGTTCAAGACTATCGCGACTCGGTTGCAGGGTAGCGATGGTTCTGTGGCAGACTACAAATCCCCGACGACTACCACCACCAAGTTCAAGTGTCCCAAAATTCCTACTGAAAAGGACGAATCTTAA
- the LOC114125536 gene encoding uncharacterized protein LOC114125536 isoform X4, translating into MAKLLNISFKKNDLYSSWGFQVCGGRDSWRPLTVRNVQNGTLAYNYLNVGDRVLEIDGIDCYSLTESQAISFLRRPSKSIELLILKRRGENVVPPKRSSSCKALQHFVFPKPQSISKLSSPPSHQIVNNNIEISENSKNQLRKLEDSEESPKHCFDESNTEFVSAPIKNDYEVLQFSNFKPRRNSLQKDGEPVCLKSRSSSPQFWKINTETSATGFPSDCKSFWRKLEKCSMEDLSARHTPSPVRPASVAFYPKTPEPIIQPKVEIVSPKKKVTFSNVLLERNYLQMDLPDLSPGSRVDEEFNKIYNSSSQEEQHQIGANDLADRDMSAPPPPAPPPLQYSGGTTQGGPPPPPPPPMLHSGHIPAIRIKTELSEPREIPSTIQNAMATKDKKPFTYLPGGLDLSEIRSPRMQRRLERNAQTPPSPEQVPQKSPDYQQQQEVKPNFEHKPVCNVRSASERVCLLPQVQNQPQLNKSPTPWMQKAAQIQPSPAPWTQNRKEYINQSDKSEERVVPVRVEINKQIPTQPLKNNINQSYDSEPIQGRSFKVLQQITEPKGMLYDGSQPYNSQSLPLSELRKLQLSDDDRSFMSRVKSQANNVDTENPRYRGGSIPSKIFKVLENSVPMDNNYKQSVPINNYVSEPIESKMYVPPSERPVGSEPHKYTGGSIPSRSFRMLQAMTGQNNEEEEQQNDLQNLQSHTPYPFLCPEFWEHYNYLKKFHDWHCTGSTFANDQQQQQQQLQQQQQQQQFTLQQSVQTGVTSVADSTVYAGHVLNTITEEEATEDEIVCSPCCVQDSNDSDSGQCEVTVTVTLPPKRATTKIKVSEELQEDASASSPVDFWQQINNDCAGGSADSTFTSDSDDGCLDDEKPSSAVCLPENLLKKALDADCLPDDEAVGDCRQPSDRDDDADSGIITTTSSADMANRPTSDKDTIGAGGRTENVRSKKYQRTCTHSRLFDFLQHNDDDDNDDNDNDDDDDGADFSNGTDVRNKPPPPLSLSCTSGYSSVATTPSTPSLIGRSRTYESDSSRTEYDSYYKSWEYACPYFGYDILPSKAFKTIATRLQGSDGSVADYKSPTTTTTKFKCPKIPTEKDES; encoded by the exons atggcaAAGTTGTTGAATATTTCGTTTAAGAAGAACGACCTTTACTCTTCGTGGGGTTTTCAAGTATGTGGCGGAAGGGACAGTTGGCGACCACTGACTGTAAGAAAt GTACAAAATGGTACTTTAGCATACAACTATTTAAATGTCGGTGATCGTGTTTTGGAGATCGATGGCATAGACTGTTATTCATTAACCGAGTCTCAGGCAATCAGTTTCCTCCGCAGACCAAGTAAATCGATTGaacttttaatactaaaacgACGGGGTGAAAATGTCGTACCACCCAAAAGGTCATCGAGTTGTAAGGCTTTACAACATTTTGTCTTTCCAAAACCACAAAGCATATCAAAACTTAGTTCCCCTCCTAGCCaccaaattgttaataataatattgaaatttcggaaaattcaaaaaatcaattacgCAAACTTGAAGATTCGGAAGAATCCCCAAAACACTGTTTTGATGAATCCAACACAGAATTTGTCTCAGCACCAATAAAGAATGACTATGAGGTATTACAGTTTTCTAACTTCAAACCTCGAAGGAATTCGTTACAAAAAGACGGTGAACCCGTGTGCCTCAAAAGTAGATCGAGTTCACCACAATTctggaaaataaatacagaaaCTTCGGCCACTGGATTCCCAAGTGATTGTAAAAGTTTTTGgagaaaattagaaaaatgttcaatGGAAGACTTGAGCGCCCGTCACACTCCAAGTCCAGTAAGACCAGCAAGTGTGGCCTTCTATCCTAAAACACCTGAACCTATTATTCAGCCAAAAGTTGAAATAGTTTCACCAAAGAAAAAG gtgaCTTTCAGTAATGTATTATTGGAgagaaattatttacaaatggaTTTACCAGATTTATCTCCTGGATCAAGAGTCGACgaagaattcaataaaatatacaacagtTCTAGTCAGGAAGAGCA gCATCAAATAGGAGCGAACGACTTAGCTGATAGAGATATGTCTGCACCACCCCCGCCAGCACCGCCACCACTGCAATATtctg GAGGTACAACTCAAGGTGGTCCACCACCACCTCCCCCACCACCAATGTTGCACAGTGGACACATTCCAgctattagaataaaaactgag cTGAGTGAGCCTAGAGAGATACCATCAACTATACAAAACGCAATGGCTACCAAAGACAAAAAACCATTTACGTATCTTCCGGGTGGATTAGACTTGAGCGAGATCAGAAGTCCTCGAATGCAAAGGCGCTTAGAAAGAAATGCACAGACTCCACCTAGCCCAGAACAAGTACCTCAGAAATCTCCAGACTATCAGCAGCAACAAGAGGTGAAACCAAACTTTGAACACAAACCAGTGTGTAACGTGCGCTCTGCCTCAGAACGAGTATGTCTATTGCCCCAAGTTCAGAATCAACCACAATTGAATAAGTCGCCCACACCTTGGATGCAAAAGGCTGCACAAATTCAACCCTCACCAGCTCCGTGGACTCAAAACagaaaagaatatattaatcag tcTGATAAATCAGAAGAACGTGTTGTACCTGTACgagttgaaattaataaacaaattccaACACAACCGttgaagaataatataaaccaaTCGTATGATTCTGAACCGATACAAGGACGTTCATTTAAAGTACTCCAACAAATTACCGAGCCAAAAG GAATGCTTTATGATGGTTCTCAGCCTTATAACAGCCAGTCATTACCCTTGTCTGAACTCAGAAAGTTGCAGTTAAGTGATGACGATCGATCTTTCATGAGTAGGGTTAAATCTCAAG cTAATAATGTAGATACAGAAAATCCAAGATATAGAGGCGGCTCTATACCTTCCAAGATATTCAAAGTTTTGGAAAATAGTG ttCCGATGGACAACAACTACAAACAATCGGTACCGATAAACAATTACGTATcag aaCCTATAGAATCCAAAATGTATGTACCACCGTCAGAGAGACCTGTTGGTTCAGAACCGCATAAGTATACGGGTGGTTCTATACCATCCAGATCATTCAGAATGTTACAAGCTATGACTGGCCAAAATAAtg aaGAAGAAGAGCAACAAAATGACTTACAAAATCTGCAATCGCATACCCCTTACCCTTTTCTTTGTCCCGAATTTTGGGAACATTACAATTATCTAAAGAAATTTCACGATTGGCATTGTACCGGTTCTACGTTTGCGAACGatcagcagcagcagcagcaacaactacaacaacaacaacaacaacaacagttCACACTACAACAATCGGTGCAGACCGGCGTCACATCGGTGGCAGATAGCACCGTTTATGCGGGACATGTATTGAATACTATAACCGAAGAAGAAGCTACCGAAGACGAAATCGTGTGCTCACCGTGCTGCGTGCAGGATAGTAACGATAGCGACTCCGGTCAATGTGAAGTGACGGTGACAGTAACGTTGCCACCAAAGAGAGCTACCACCAAGATAAAAGTGAGCGAAGAACTGCAGGAAGATGCATCAGCCAGTTCACCGGTGGACTTTTGGCAGCAAATCAACAACGACTGTGCTGGTGGGTCGGCCGACAGTACTTTTACGTCGGATAGCGACGACGGATGTTTGGATGATGAAAAACCGTCCAGCGCCGTTTGTCTGCCAGAAAACCTACTGAAGAAGGCGTTGGACGCCGATTGTCTGCCAGACGACGAGGCAGTCGGTGACTGTCGCCAACCATCGGATCGTGACGATGACGCTGACTCAGGTATTATTACGACGACTTCGTCAGCTGACATGGCAAACCGACCAACTTCCGACAAAGATACGATTGGTGCTGGCGGCAGAACCGAAAACGTCAGATCGAAGAAATATCAAAGAACGTGTACGCACTCACGTCTCTTCGACTTCTTGCAacataatgatgatgatgacaaCGATGACAACGACAACGATGACGATGATGATGGTGCGGACTTCAGCAACGGCACGGACGTGAGAAACAAACCACCGCCACCGCTGTCGTTATCGTGCACTTCTGGTTATTCATCCGTAGCCACCACACCATCCACTCCATCTTTGATCGGAAGAAGTCGTACTTACGAATCGGACTCGTCCCGGACGGAATATGACAGTTACTATAAGAGCTGGGAGTACGCTTGCCCGTATTTCGGATACGACATACTGCCGTCGAAGGCGTTCAAGACTATCGCGACTCGGTTGCAGGGTAGCGATGGTTCTGTGGCAGACTACAAATCCCCGACGACTACCACCACCAAGTTCAAGTGTCCCAAAATTCCTACTGAAAAGGACGAATCTTAA